A single Hippocampus zosterae strain Florida chromosome 17, ASM2543408v3, whole genome shotgun sequence DNA region contains:
- the proza gene encoding protein Z, vitamin K-dependent plasma glycoprotein a isoform X2 encodes MHSSTPIGALVWLLAAAVAALQNPPQTVFLDKQEASSMISRQKRSVDGTVQQPSTLEQACMERVCTYEEARKHFQDSYRTDIFWSVYIDGDQCAENPCKNGALCSDSVGGYDCVCKAGFSGVHCETDQTMCTLEKEKGCSQFCKPGYTSYECSCARGWKLHQTDRNKCEPAVRYPCGKVHSLSEWENRQSTIVRSNFQGLACNSGECPWQALLKSSQSEGFCSGVILKENLVLTSAQCASKYTSFQVAVGKRKVTSEDGEQTLYVKVTHPHPRYVPGHPDNDLAVVELRDRIIFKREASAACIPERDFADHILTPGELPATVTGWKDPEAGATSFQGRLTLNQLAYKGLPQCLETYPNLMSNKMGCTAARANADCSVSSGSPLLTLYRGVFFLTGVVSQPPGAECSKGFVFQKVSRHLGWIQSLMNSL; translated from the exons ATGCACTCCTCCACCCCAATTGGTGCCCTTGTGTGGCTTCTGGCGGCAGCCGTGGCCGCCTTGCAAAACCCCCCGCAAACAG TGTTCTTGGACAAGCAGGAGGCCAGCTCGATGATCTCGCGTCAGAAGAGGAGCGTCGACGGCACCGTCCAGCAGCCGTCCACGCTGGAGCAGGCCTGCATGGAGAGGGTGTGCACCTACGAGGAGGCTCGCAAACACTTCCAGGACTCGTATCGCACG GACATCTTTTGGTCCGTCTACATCG ATGGAGACCAGTGCGCAGAGAATCCCTGTAAGAACGGCGCCCTGTGCTCCGACAGCGTGGGGGGCTACGACTGCGTCTGCAAGGCGGGCTTCTCGGGGGTCCACTGTGAGACCG ACCAAACCATGTGCACcctggagaaggagaagggcTGCTCCCAGTTCTGTAAACCGGGCTACACCTCCTATGAGTGTTCCTGCGCACGAGGGTGGAAGCTCCATCAAACGGACAGAAACAAGTGCGAGCCCGCAG TCCGCTATCCATGCGGGAAGGTCCACAGTCTGAGCGAGTGGGAGAACAGACAGTCCACCATCGTCCGCAGCAACTTTCAGGGACTTGCCTGCAACTCTGGGGAGTGTCCCTGGCAG GCCCTTCTCAAGAGCTCCCAGTCGGAAGGTTTCTGCAGCGGAGTCATTCTCAAGGAGAACCTGGTGCTGACCTCAGCGCAGTGTGCCAGCAAGTACACCTCCTTCCAAGTGGCTGTGG GTAAGCGTAAGGTCACCTCCGAGGACGGCGAGCAGACGCTTTACGTGAAAGTAACCCACCCGCATCCCCGCTACGTGCCGGGTCACCCCGACAACGACCTGGCCGTGGTGGAGCTGCGCGACCGCATCATCTTCAAGAGGGAAGCGTCGGCCGCCTGCATCCCCGAGAGAGACTTTGCGGACCACATCCTGACGCCTGGCGAGCTCCCCGCCACTGTCACGGGCTGGAAAGACCCCGAGGCGGGGGCAACGTCCTTCCAGGGCCGGCTCACCCTCAACCAGCTGGCGTATAAAGGCCTGCCTCAGTGCCTGGAGACGTATCCCAATCTGATGAGTAACAAGATGGGCTGCACGGCCGCCCGGGCCAACGCCGACTGCAGCGTGAGCTCCGGAAGCCCCCTGCTCACTTTATACAGGGGGGTGTTCTTCCTCACCGGCGTGGTCAGCCAGCCGCCTGGGGCCGAGTGCAGCAAAGGGTTCGTCTTTCAGAAAGTCTCGCGCCATCTGGGCTGGATTCAGTCGCTCATGAACTCGCTGTAG
- the proza gene encoding protein Z, vitamin K-dependent plasma glycoprotein a isoform X1, with translation MNFGVMSALCGRTQSWRKGVVCSKSTNGPADNMAADSGITMHSSTPIGALVWLLAAAVAALQNPPQTVFLDKQEASSMISRQKRSVDGTVQQPSTLEQACMERVCTYEEARKHFQDSYRTDIFWSVYIDGDQCAENPCKNGALCSDSVGGYDCVCKAGFSGVHCETDQTMCTLEKEKGCSQFCKPGYTSYECSCARGWKLHQTDRNKCEPAVRYPCGKVHSLSEWENRQSTIVRSNFQGLACNSGECPWQALLKSSQSEGFCSGVILKENLVLTSAQCASKYTSFQVAVGKRKVTSEDGEQTLYVKVTHPHPRYVPGHPDNDLAVVELRDRIIFKREASAACIPERDFADHILTPGELPATVTGWKDPEAGATSFQGRLTLNQLAYKGLPQCLETYPNLMSNKMGCTAARANADCSVSSGSPLLTLYRGVFFLTGVVSQPPGAECSKGFVFQKVSRHLGWIQSLMNSL, from the exons ATGAATTTTGGTGTTATGTCGGCCTTGTGTGGACGCACACAGAGCTGGAGGAAGGGCGTCGTGTGCAGCAAGTCAACAAACGGACCTGCTGACAACATGGCAGCT GACTCCGGCATCACCATGCACTCCTCCACCCCAATTGGTGCCCTTGTGTGGCTTCTGGCGGCAGCCGTGGCCGCCTTGCAAAACCCCCCGCAAACAG TGTTCTTGGACAAGCAGGAGGCCAGCTCGATGATCTCGCGTCAGAAGAGGAGCGTCGACGGCACCGTCCAGCAGCCGTCCACGCTGGAGCAGGCCTGCATGGAGAGGGTGTGCACCTACGAGGAGGCTCGCAAACACTTCCAGGACTCGTATCGCACG GACATCTTTTGGTCCGTCTACATCG ATGGAGACCAGTGCGCAGAGAATCCCTGTAAGAACGGCGCCCTGTGCTCCGACAGCGTGGGGGGCTACGACTGCGTCTGCAAGGCGGGCTTCTCGGGGGTCCACTGTGAGACCG ACCAAACCATGTGCACcctggagaaggagaagggcTGCTCCCAGTTCTGTAAACCGGGCTACACCTCCTATGAGTGTTCCTGCGCACGAGGGTGGAAGCTCCATCAAACGGACAGAAACAAGTGCGAGCCCGCAG TCCGCTATCCATGCGGGAAGGTCCACAGTCTGAGCGAGTGGGAGAACAGACAGTCCACCATCGTCCGCAGCAACTTTCAGGGACTTGCCTGCAACTCTGGGGAGTGTCCCTGGCAG GCCCTTCTCAAGAGCTCCCAGTCGGAAGGTTTCTGCAGCGGAGTCATTCTCAAGGAGAACCTGGTGCTGACCTCAGCGCAGTGTGCCAGCAAGTACACCTCCTTCCAAGTGGCTGTGG GTAAGCGTAAGGTCACCTCCGAGGACGGCGAGCAGACGCTTTACGTGAAAGTAACCCACCCGCATCCCCGCTACGTGCCGGGTCACCCCGACAACGACCTGGCCGTGGTGGAGCTGCGCGACCGCATCATCTTCAAGAGGGAAGCGTCGGCCGCCTGCATCCCCGAGAGAGACTTTGCGGACCACATCCTGACGCCTGGCGAGCTCCCCGCCACTGTCACGGGCTGGAAAGACCCCGAGGCGGGGGCAACGTCCTTCCAGGGCCGGCTCACCCTCAACCAGCTGGCGTATAAAGGCCTGCCTCAGTGCCTGGAGACGTATCCCAATCTGATGAGTAACAAGATGGGCTGCACGGCCGCCCGGGCCAACGCCGACTGCAGCGTGAGCTCCGGAAGCCCCCTGCTCACTTTATACAGGGGGGTGTTCTTCCTCACCGGCGTGGTCAGCCAGCCGCCTGGGGCCGAGTGCAGCAAAGGGTTCGTCTTTCAGAAAGTCTCGCGCCATCTGGGCTGGATTCAGTCGCTCATGAACTCGCTGTAG